The Candidatus Binatia bacterium genome includes a region encoding these proteins:
- a CDS encoding FkbM family methyltransferase, translating to MVEFRLLRASDTGSFDFAPDLKGKGDTKLVYVLRNNDPDHDILVRFQHCTTEGDGREWPDAWRVEDLDEALGPDQTPSSSSPAYRDDRKQHCRGGRRPVPVSVSPEWSRPRVRQCLHEPNPEFPKLKRAARALFFASQVAAAAAVGAETSGGENVESAAPVDILWEEEKLYSNGNEELVIRDFFEDERGGFFVDVGCSHPKKNSNTFYLEDKLGWAGIGVDGLPDYAKGWKAQRPGSVFLNYLVSDTTGGTKKFFKVPVWGLSTAEEKFAKRLNVVDELEVPTTTLDALLEEQQVSAIDFLNIDVEGHYEEVLAGFDLERWKPRLVCIEEEGPFAVSWFRERGYEPIPRYRHRDPTNWYFASRRDAEAANRRQTAQGRKGLARKQARIAQEPPGSPITVYLTPQYVIDDEGALVVNEAWTKAVRELKASEAAN from the coding sequence ATGGTAGAATTTCGATTGCTCCGAGCCTCTGACACGGGTTCTTTTGATTTCGCCCCGGACCTCAAAGGTAAGGGCGACACGAAACTGGTTTACGTTTTGCGAAACAACGACCCCGATCACGACATCCTAGTGCGCTTCCAGCACTGCACGACCGAAGGAGACGGCCGCGAATGGCCAGATGCGTGGCGGGTCGAAGATCTAGATGAGGCGCTCGGGCCAGATCAGACCCCTTCAAGCTCCTCTCCGGCTTACCGGGATGATAGGAAGCAGCATTGCCGTGGCGGCAGGCGACCAGTTCCAGTTTCAGTATCGCCAGAGTGGAGCAGACCCCGCGTGCGACAATGTCTACATGAGCCCAACCCTGAATTTCCAAAGCTAAAGCGAGCCGCCCGAGCCCTCTTCTTTGCGAGTCAGGTCGCTGCCGCAGCAGCAGTCGGAGCCGAGACCAGCGGAGGCGAGAACGTAGAATCGGCTGCACCCGTTGATATTCTCTGGGAAGAGGAAAAGCTCTACTCGAACGGGAACGAAGAGCTCGTGATCCGAGATTTCTTCGAAGACGAGCGGGGCGGCTTCTTCGTGGACGTCGGCTGTTCGCACCCAAAGAAGAACAGCAATACGTTCTACCTCGAAGACAAGCTGGGCTGGGCCGGGATTGGGGTCGACGGATTGCCGGACTATGCGAAGGGTTGGAAGGCGCAGCGTCCAGGTAGCGTGTTCCTGAACTACCTTGTGAGTGACACCACCGGGGGGACCAAGAAGTTCTTCAAGGTTCCGGTGTGGGGGCTGTCGACCGCTGAAGAAAAGTTCGCGAAGCGGCTGAATGTCGTGGACGAGCTCGAAGTTCCCACGACAACCCTCGATGCCCTGCTTGAGGAGCAACAGGTCTCAGCGATAGACTTCTTGAACATCGACGTTGAGGGGCACTACGAGGAAGTCCTGGCGGGTTTCGATCTTGAGCGCTGGAAGCCAAGGCTCGTGTGTATCGAGGAAGAGGGCCCCTTCGCGGTCTCGTGGTTTCGAGAGCGGGGTTACGAGCCTATCCCGCGGTATCGTCATCGTGACCCGACAAACTGGTATTTCGCCAGCCGTAGAGATGCTGAAGCGGCCAACCGGCGACAGACCGCCCAGGGCCGCAAGGGGCTCGCACGAAAGCAAGCCCGCATCGCGCAAGAGCCGCCTGGCTCGCCGATTACCGTGTATCTAACGCCTCAATATGTGATCGATGACGAGGGGGCGCTCGTCGTGAACGAGGCCTGGACGAAGGCAGTTCGCGAGCTAAAGGCCTCGGAAGCCGCGAACTAG